accatcataaaaaaaatgccttaattTGGCCTCAAGATCTTTCTGAAGATATCTGATAAGTGCTGATAAATGTAGACTGTcaagtactttaaaattgtaattgttgGAAATTATTGCATAGGCTAAAAGGACTGGGTTTGGTAGGGTGGGATGGATAATAAACTCTGCTACCAATGCCAGCTAAAGTTTGGCATCAGAACATAAACGACATGGATTTGGCCTTGCATACCAAGTGTTATGCCGCCAATTTTGTGGAAACTCTCTGTATTCCAGTATTGCTCAGTAGACAAAATAAAACCCATAAATGTGTACTTCGATGAGGTTGCTCTTTTTGACTCTTTTGGctgaatgtacaaaaaaaaaagaaaaaaaatctccgaCACACACTTTTGTAGAAACACTCAATCTTGAAGAAAGTCTTTACAGTGAAAGCTGTTATGGGTGCAAGGAGACCTTTTCTCTACGATAATGCCTATGGATTTCCGTTGGAAAGCCATAAAAACGCCTGTAAATGCGATATATATTTTGCCCAATGGCTTGTCATGACGATAGTGACTCAAGACtcaataaaatatcaaataaaaatattacaaagcaTTTTACTAGTGTCTTGGGCATTCTCTTTGTCATACGTGGTAAACTCCCTGTCTGCATCTCACATCTGGCCAGCTACAAAAttactgtacatccatccaacTGCATGTTATATTCATAGTAAAGTGCTATGGTGGTGGGTTTAATAATTCCCCAACAGAACTAAGGGCTGATTATTGCCTTCTCACATTTTTGGTGTGCTGGTCTCAGAAGGTTTAAAAGAAAGTTCTGTACATCATTATGCAGGGTTTTCCCAATTATTGAAATAATAGTAATCTCACTGCATGTAACCTTCTGActttgaagtgaaaaaaaatgtctaacaATAAATGTTCAGGTATATAGTTAACAGAAAAAACGTTTATATGTTTGAATATGTATGTTGTGTGTAAATGGGTTAtagtatgtatttatatttctcattaaatatatttccgaaggtgctattgacatgaaaattgCACCGGATGTTGGAAATAACCCAAGTAATCCTTACATGCAAATAAAGTACAACAAATAATCTCAGAAATTAAGttatgtgtaataatgtgaaatgacacaggggaaaagtattaaacacaccaactggtatttatttaatcctttgtaaaaaaaaaaaaaaaaaagcgtttgcACATTCAAGACACTTTGTGAAGTTTAACAGTACCAATTACAGAAAAGTGGGcccacaccatcatgttcccacTGCCAAGCCTCACTGTTGGTATCCAGAGTTCTCTGATGCTCTCATCTAACCACACTATATTCTCACAATATTTAACTGCCTTGTCAAAACATTGGTCAGCAAACTGTTAATGAGCTCTGACCTGATCCCCCCAGAAATGGGGTCTTGCGTGGTGAACATCCATACATTGCATCACACAACATTTCCCTTGTTTTCCTTCTAactccaggtctttttgaagtaCCCCACAGGTGGTCCTTGAGTCTTGGACAAATCTTCTagttattctttgcactcctccgTCAAAAATCATGCGAGGAGCACCTGATCGAGtcaaatttatggtggtatgattggCATTCCACTTAACATGATCTGGCCTCAAACTTCCCCATTGTAAAGTTCAGAAGCTAAGATATGTGCCTGTAAGCAATGCCATAATTAcgttttgcaacaattattttgtgatgtACTTTAGACAGCTCTCTGCTCTAGCTCAAGAGATGTGTtttgactcacaccttggcaaGGAGACCATTTTTGTAAGCCATCAATTAGAACTGAACCAACggatattcatttgcactgacaaggggctgGATTGCGGTTTGATTCTCGATAATTTGtaggtgttgtcttggctttccatggGTTTTTGCAACTGTCTTcttgtgttcaatacttttcccctgtcatttcacattatgtgccctgggactgactagagaccaattcagggtgtgttTCACTTtccgcctgaagtcagctggatAGAGTCCAGAGAAAATGTATAGATTTTACATTATTACACATCTTATTGGTTCTACTTTATATAGATACACTGTATATGGATTTCTTGGCTTGTTCCCATCTGGGACATCACCCAATATCAATTCCACTTTTGGATATCACTTTTGGATATACTCTGTTTAGTGAGAAAagtgatgtgttaaatacttatttcagtcgCTGTATATATGCAGGCATGCCAGCATCCATGTCTGTTCGGTATATGCGTCTCTGTATGTACCGGAACCTTtacaatatatgtatgtatacatgcaCGTGGATCTTGAACCTCATTCTCATTGTTCTTTCTTTAGCACAACTATCTTTACCATTAGTGGTCACTACGCAGCCTGGAAATCCTTTAATCTACTACCCAACGTGATCTGAACATGACATATGGTGTTTGTCTGCTGCCCAGCGAACTCTGCCATCCAGGCCATCACTCAGCAGGGGAGCTAACTAGGGTCTCACTCTCTAATGTCTTTAACTTGATCTGAACTCTGCTGTATGGCCATAAAGAGTAAATGACTTAGTGCTACTCAAGAGCAGATCAGCATACCTACAGGTCAGGGTTTAATAAAAGGACCGGTGTCACACCAAAGCTGACAAAGTGCAAGTGCATGTGAGGAGATACCGCCTTGGAAATGTAGCCAAGTGGAGATGTTCTCTGGACCTGCATAACCCAATAGGGCTGCTCCCCCTTTCATCTGCAACTCGCTGCTCCGCTGTACTGAGGCCTCTGACAAAGGTAAACGTGATTCTTTGTATCCTCTCAAGATTTCaactttgaaaatgtacatGTATAATAATCAGGATGAAAGTAATGAGCAGCACAGGCAGATCTATTATTCAGCCGCTCCGCTGTGCCAAGAGCTTGGCATACAGCCAGCAGGGATAGAGGAGTGGCGGGCCAGATAGAGCTCATTGCCAATGTCGTAATGCCTGGCGCTGGTGCATTGTTAAAGATTActgttaaaatgatttattttcaagcCGATAATCAGTAGTATATTATAAGACCTCCACAAAGGCTCTGTTAAATGACTGCTAAATATGCTTTCACCTTGAAACAGAAGCTGAACTTCAAACCAGGAATAGTCATCCCAAATGTCATTTAATTCATAACACTAATAATTCTGCACCAATGGAAAGATGGACAAAACACTAAGTTAGGAGTTGACCTTGAAGAAATATTGACCAAATGTACAATTACAATATTGGAACACTGGAGTTTGTGTTCAGTTATTATAGGTGCTGCAAGTATTGCGTTAAGCTCATTGGGAAAAGATAGAGCATTATTAATCAGAAATTTTGGGAAGTAAATTTGTTTACTTACTACGGaattataattaaatatttttatatcatCTATTAATTATCTTTAGCTCCTGTAAACCGTATGCATTGTCTGTCAGATTTTCTTTGCTCTTGGTAATCttgctattttttcatcttgCTACATAAATACAAGCATTTAATTATTACTTTTCAAACTCATCATCCTCCCTCGAATTCTTGAGGTCATGAGGATTTCTGTAAACTAGTTTTTATTGAGTACAGTATTTCCGAGTGGATTCCAAGAAGTCTTCTTTATAGACAAGTTTGCAGGGATACACAGTGAAAGTGAGATTTGCCATAAATACTCATCGGTTACTGTAAAACAACGACAAAAGCAAGATGAACGACAGCAGTCCAAATGTAGACTGATCTGTGGTGGACTCTACTCTACATTGTCTCGTGTCTCCTGACCTTTTTCTATGTTTTAAGTTCACTATGTTTAGTTGAACTCTGATAAGAACTACTAATCCTGAACCGGTTGACCCATCTGCAAAGTTCGTAGCAGGGTAAGATATGCTAAGCATGTTGGACATCCTCAGTGACCACAAACATTGTCAGAACGGGCCTGAGAGAAGGCCGTCGTAGCCTTTTATGCTCAACGggtctttattattttatcaacaCAACTGTTAGGAGCATGAGACAGACGGCATTGTGAATCCAAATGTGAGTCTTTGGCTGTGAGGCCAGACAGACCGTTATTTGAGCATCAAAGTAATCCAGTCAGCTTGAGACAAATATAATTCAATTTGCTGGATCATGTTTTGACATTAACTCCCTTTATCCTTGTGCTGTTTCAGAAGAAGGTCAGGAAAGCTACACCTTGAGGATTTGAACCTTatagttggatttttttaacttttcaaaagtAAGGCTTACTAGATACTCCTATGGTTAGAGCAGACATTctttacaatttaaaatgtatatttgggtCATTAGGCCATcagtaatttattaaaaaaaaaaaaaagccagtcaCTATGAGTTAGTGGTACATGATTTGGTTTTAAATgcaaattgttttaaaacatttgaatcaCTCATCGTAGGTAGCTATTTTCAGAGTACATGCCAAAAGGTTTCTTACCTACATCCTGTATATTCCACTTCTTCTGTAATCGTGGCAGCTGGTGTCCGGTTGACAACGTGATTGTTGAAGGGGGAAATTGTTTGACACCGCAGCTTTTTACAGTCTGGACCAAACCATGCACATGTATCTTATCCAATGTTTATTTCAGCTGGAAATAAGGTCTTGGTAAAGGTGAAGGAAATAATGGCATCTGTACAAGTTTGCTAAAGACTCAAATAAATAGAAAGATTTAAAGAAAAACCCCTCTATCATTTCTGACCAAAtattgatgaagaaaaaaaatggctgcaatataaaaaaatatatatattttttaatccaggGTAAAAGGGCAGGTGGCTCAGCACCATCTCGTGGCTATGTGTGCATATGCCTGAGTGTAAATCAATATAATTCATCTGAAGTAGCATAGGTGGTGAGGCATAAACCAATGTTTTTCAAAGTGCTGACTGTGTCCAATGTTCAGAGCTTTTGTATTCCAGTATATGTGGGTCAGATTTTACTATATATGAACCTTGTATCTTGTGGGTAATTTCCATACATGAGTTTACGTATAGAATTTTGTGCATTAAGAATGCTCTGAAAATTGCcgatattaaatgtattttagtaGCTGAAAAGTCATGTGGAAGCTGGAGGGGTTATCTAACtgtaaaaaatgtgtaaaaataatcaAGTTGGGCTTTCTTCATCAGGTCTCCATTCTATGGCCAACACATCATGGGTGTTGTCCATCCTGTTTTTGCTGGTGTTTCGGGCTCCACGGATCACCTCTGTACCTACCCAGCACCTCTGTGGTTCCCACCTGGTGGATGCCCTATATTTCGTATGTGGAGAGAGGGGCTTCTTTCACAGTCCGAAACGACTTCACAAGAGGGATCTGGAAAACTTGCTCAGTAaggtcatgcaaaaaaaaaaacaaaaaaaacaatcctccATTTGTGGAAGTCTTGCCAAGTGGAATGTTCACTTTGATATTTAGTGGTTAGagatgaaaatcctcttggatGGTTTCTGCAGTATAAAAACCATCCAAGATTTCCAGCACTTGTCCTTATTAAGGTCGCAGTTGAACCGCAAATATTCACAATTGACTAAGCGAGAGGAGGGCTCCACTCAtcactagccaatcgcagggcaaaatTCAGTCAGTTTGACCATTTCTGCTCCATCTATTGCTATACAAAATGACTGGATTCTTCTTCAGATCtctctcaggaaaaaaaaaaaaaaaaaaaaaacccaccgaACATTGTAAGTCATAGCTTTAAAGCTCaagtatgccccccccccccagaaaatgCAGGATCCACCCACACTCTGTGTGTAATGCTAAAGTTGTCCCTGCAGTTGGGCAAAAATCCATTGACATTGATTCGCATCTgtaagaaatgttaaaaaaaaaaaaaacaaaaaaaaaccctaaccaCAACACTGTGTTTCTTAGTCGAAGGCTAATACAGAGGTACACAGCAACACAGCAGTACTGCCTCCTATTTGCTGTAACttgatatttttccattttcctttaAGAGTCCATAGTTCACTAGCAGATAGTATTTCCAAAAACTGATTCCATGTAGAAGGGATGCTGACTACTGGAAATTAGTTGGGGCTATCTAAGAATTTGCACAGGGTCAATCGATCGTTAGCACGTTTTCCATTTTGGATAGGTAAACTAACAAAGGGACAACATTCTGAGTTAAAATAATGTGCCCCTCTTAATCATGATTAGTGTGTAAAGCCTTCTTGTCTGGTTTCAATTCAATGCATTGGCCATCAAAAATCGTCATTACCTTTTGCACAAAACGAGCAGTGTTCGGACCTCAAACAATATTGTTTTGAAGTTTAGATATGACAGCTTTGATTGAACCTACAGGCACTCCAACATACTGCCCCTCCCTCGAAAAAAGGGCCTAACAAGACTAAATGGATTGAAGCTATCAGATTACCTAGCCATTAAGGCTCCATTAAAGTGTGATGAGTCTACATGCTCGTATAAGAACTTGGAGAATCGCACAGCAGGCAGACTTATCCCAGCTTTAAAAACTTTGTTCACCTCTCAGGGTTCCTGTCTAAAAGGGCCAGACAAGAACAGC
The sequence above is drawn from the Syngnathoides biaculeatus isolate LvHL_M chromosome 11, ASM1980259v1, whole genome shotgun sequence genome and encodes:
- the LOC133508725 gene encoding insulin-like, whose translation is MANTSWVLSILFLLVFRAPRITSVPTQHLCGSHLVDALYFVCGERGFFHSPKRLHKRDLENLLRFLSKRARQEQQLWRRFSGGDDSKVKRGIVEQCCHKPCSIYHLEGYCD